One stretch of Eupeodes corollae chromosome 2, idEupCoro1.1, whole genome shotgun sequence DNA includes these proteins:
- the LOC129944219 gene encoding SRA stem-loop-interacting RNA-binding protein, mitochondrial, with protein sequence MASARTARGLHKLFVRNLPWTVGNQELRSYFKDFGKVINASVVFDKKTGLSKGYGFVTFNNLSLLQKVENESRHFLEGNYLNVQKQS encoded by the coding sequence ATGGCATCTGCACGTACTGCTCGAGGATTACACAAACTATTTGTAAGAAATCTTCCTTGGACAGTGGGCAATCAGGAGTTGCGCTCGTATTTCAAGGATTTCGGTAAAGTGATTAACGCCAGCGTTGTCTTTGACAAGAAAACAGGCTTATCCAAAGGATACGGTTTTGTTACATTCAATAATTTGTCATTGTTGCAAAAAGTCGAAAACGAATCGAGACATTTTCTGGAAGGCAATTATCTGAACGTCCAGAAACAAAGTTAA
- the LOC129944216 gene encoding acyl-CoA-binding domain-containing protein 6, which produces MSDFSDSDSDTDLNFNSAAEAVQKIHTKLSAADLLELYGLYKQSTCGKCNTTKPGIFQAQARSKWNAWNALGEMDQKQARRLYTEKITQLDPEWRAVDKSAGKTGWVVHSVHAVEEEEQIDEDNKNPFDYVKENNLAGLKRVLVKESINELEEDSGMGLIHWATDRNSGDLLEYLLLSGANVNLQDSDGQSCLHYAASCGHFDCLRILIKFGADKDLRDNEGSIALEVADDENIKKLLES; this is translated from the coding sequence ATGTCCGACTTCTCCGACAGCGACAGTGACACCGATTTGAATTTTAACTCTGCTGCCGAGGCTGTTCAGAAGATTCACACTAAACTTTCGGCGGCCGATTTACTAGAACTCTATGGCCTTTACAAACAAAGCACCTGTGGCAAGTGTAATACCACAAAGCCAGGTATATTCCAGGCTCAAGCTAGATCGAAATGGAACGCATGGAATGCACTGGGCGAGATGGATCAGAAGCAAGCCAGGCGATTGTACACTGAGAAGATAACTCAACTTGACCCGGAGTGGCGAGCAGTGGATAAATCAGCAGGAAAAACTGGTTGGGTTGTCCACTCTGTGCATGCGgtggaagaagaagaacaaataGACGAAGACAATAAGAATCCATTCGATTACGTCAAGGAGAACAATCTCGCCGGACTGAAAAGAGTTCTGGTTAAGGAATCCATTAACGAGCTAGAAGAAGACAGTGGCATGGGGCTTATTCATTGGGCGACTGACCGGAATTCTGGTGATCTCCTGGAATATCTTCTCTTGTCTGGAGCTAATGTGAATCTTCAGGACTCTGATGGACAGTCGTGCCTTCACTATGCTGCAAGTTGTGGACATTTTGATTGTCTGAGGATACTGATCAAATTTGGTGCTGATAAAGATTTACGAGATAATGAAGGATCTATAGCTCTGGAAGTGGCCgatgatgaaaatattaaaaagttactAGAGAGCTGa